GCCAACGCTCCCTCGTTAATGTGTAAATGTGGCAAGTTGGGAAGGAAATCGTTCCCGACAAAGAAGGCCATCAGAATGAAATCGTCAATGATGCGCTCCATATCGAAAGGAATGCCGGCTGCGATATTCGGATCCTTGAGCTCCTGGAACTCGATCTCCAGATACTCCCGGACAATACACAAGTGCATGAGAAAGAAATTTTGGTGCTCCAGCTCCTGGCTCTTCGCCTTGTTCTGCCTGCCGAATGTGACCTCCTCACGCAGGAGGCAGAAATGCGGATCGTGGGAAAGCAGCCCCAACATAATCAGATCAGCGTCAAGGCCGTAGAGACAATGTCGCACGTTTGGATCGTAGTTCGGCTGACTCTTCGCTTGACGAATGTACTCCATGATCTTGTGTTCTCCCTCGCCGGGTACCTCGTGGCCAGACAGGACGATTTCGCATCCTTGCCAGTCGAGATCCTCAGTGACCTTCTTCGCGATGAAGTATTTCAATTGTTGTGTGAGACGTGCCATGAACTCTGTACCCGGAGTAATGCAATTCGAGTCGAACGGCGCCTCTTTCGGGAGCTCTAGTCCTTCTGCCAGAGCTTTATCCCGTGCTTTTTCGGCGTCGAGAGCTGTGCGGAAGCGACGAGAGCGCTGCTGGTTCATCTTGGCTCGTGGCGCAACACCATCAATGGCCATGAAGAACATCTTCTGCGGCTTGATCTTTCCAAAGAGATGCTCTATATAGTTGAAGATTTTGATGAACATTTCCTCCTCCGAAAGACGTGCTTTGGTAGCGTTCGCATCGTTGTCGTGGGTGCAGTTGTGGATGATTCCGTTCATGTCGAGGTAGAGGTTGTCGAATTCGGGGATACGATTCTCGGCGATCAGCTGCGAGATGGCCGGATACCGCTCGGAGAGCCAGCGAAAGAATTTGGGGACACCTGTAAAGTGTTAGTATTCGATCGCATGTGACATTCGAGGGTGATGGCTATGCGAACCCATGATGGCGGTTGTGGTGTTGCAGAGGATGCGCGGATTCGGGTGTCGGAACGAAATGGAGGTAGTAGGATCGCGGAGGGGTGAGAAGGGTGAAGAGTAGGGTGACGGCGGCTTTCGCGACACGGAGTCTTCGAAGAAAGGAAAGGGAATCAAGAGAGAGAGGCGAACTTGAAGGTGTATGAAGCATGCCAGTCATCGGGGAAGCTCGGGCCTGCGGTTCGCCCGCGAGTGTCAAACGCGTCCGCCGCGACCGCGACCAATTCCACTTTCCACTTTCCAGCTTTATCATCATTCACCTCAAATCCCAGGAAGCACGGCGCACCCCTCGGAACGACGGCGACTACCTACGCTCACCATCGCTGTTACCTGTTCGTCAAACACTGCGCCTACGGCGCTTCGACTGCCCAACATGGTTGATCACGGTAAGGCAACACATTCCCCTCACACCCGGCGTCCAGACATTTTTAGATATGGTTCAAAAGGATGGCCAAAAGGCTCGAACAGCTCGCGAAGAACGAAGAATTGTAAAAGAAGTTGAAGACCTTCAACATGTTCCTGTCTCGGGGCACAGCAAATTTGAGATCGAGGTCCAGGACTGGAACGAACGAAGCAGCAGATCAAAGGCCCTCAATAAAGAGAAGCATACGGAAGAGGAGCAGGAAGAGGGAAATAGGAGCTCTGAGGCAGACACCCCGAGTCTCCGCACTGAAGCGACCGCTTCGACTTCGGACGAAGATACTTCCTCTGAAGCAAAAGATCCGGACTCTCCCAACGACAGCGCCTGCAATACCTCTCAAGCAGGAACAACCAGCTCCAACGGAGTTCGTACCTCTAAAGCGCAAAATTCGGCCTCTGAAGAAGAGAACGATGACTCGCGAAATGCAAAGTCTTCTTCGCTATCGGAGCGAAGCCTTGGTTGGCGACTCTACAATGCAGTCGCAAGAGCTTGGGGAATAAGCTGGGCGATGCTGATACATCACGAACATCTGCTAACGATATCTCACAGACATGACTAACGTCGCGGCCGAGGACTCTCAAGAAGTGATGCAGAACAAGATCATCAACGAGGAATACAAGATATGGAAGAAGAACAGCGTCTTCCTATACGACATCATGTACAGCCGCGCGCTCGATTGGCCAACGCTCACCACGCAATGGCTGCCAGATGTTAAAGACATTCCAGGCAAAGCTTTCCGCACTCATCGACTATTGATTGGCACGCACACTTCGAAAACCTCGAGCGAGTTTCTCATGATCGCGCACATCAACCTCCCAACGCCGCCAGCGATGACGACGGCGGATTACAATCCATCGACAGAAGAGCTAGGTGGACATGCCGCAGCAAAAGAGCCAATCAACTTTTCGGTCATCCAGAAGATCTCCCACGACGGTGAAGTCAACAAGGCGAGGTACCAGCCCCAGAACCCGAACATCATCGCCACATTCTCGCCCAGTGGCAACGTCTACGTATGGGATCGCACGAAGCACTCGTCTGTGCCAGATGCATCGGGCATTCCCAAGCCCCAGGCCACGCTCACAGGCCACAAGGGAGAAGGCTTTGCGCTCGAGTGGAACCCGTTCGTCGAAGGCCAGCTACTCTCAGGCGGTGAAGATGAAACAGTTTGCCTGTGGGAGGTACAGCGCGATTTCACCCGCGACAACCCTACAATCTCCCCTGCACGCAGATTCACGCAGCATTCTGGGTTCGTCAACGACGTACAGTACCATCCCCAGCATGGCAAGCACCTCTTCGGTTCAGTCTCCGATGATCTGAGCATGTGTCTGATGGACACTCGGAGCAAGAGCGATTCCAAGCCAGCAATTGTTTTCCAAAACGCCCACACCGACGCCATCAACACCCTGTCCTTTCATCCAAAGCACGACAAACTATTCGCAACTGGTTCGCACGACAAGACGATTGGCATCTTCGATCTGCGATTCCCTAACCACGGCAAGATTCACAGCCTGGAGGGTCACAAGGACACCATCACCAAGGTAGAGTGGCATCCCACGGACTCTGGCATCATTGCATCGGCATCCAACGATCGTCGAATCATCTTCTGGGACATTTCCAAGGCAGGCGCCGAGCAAACACCAGAAGATGCCGAGGATGGACCGCCAGAGATGCTATTCATGCACGGCGGACACACCAACCACCCTAGTGACTTTTCGTGGAACAAGAACGACCCCTGGGTCATGTGCTCCGCTGGCGAGGACAACCTCATCCAATGCTGGCGTGCAAGCCGGCATCTGGTCGAGCAGGCGCCCGCAGGCGTGCATCGTAGGGAGGTGAGCGAGACGTGAGGAGAGCTTCGGAAGGGTTGTGACTATTATGCAAGAGCGCAGAGGCATGAAGTATGATACGAAGGGACGAAGGGCTTTTGGCAGCTGAGAGCACTACACTTCAACGTTATAGAAGCGTCAGTGCCAACAGGAACGGCTCCGATCGACCGCATGGCCAAGACTCTCCGAGATGGATACCCATTCACTTGTCGGGATGTTGCGATACTCCATCGCAGCGGAAAAGTGAATGGACTGGCTAAGGTCTTTACATACCTAGTTCAAGACGAGATGATTCGGCGTTTCATGTTCCATGTCCAAGTGCTGACGATGCCTGATTCCCCTGGGGTCATGTTTGCGACGTGCACCGTGATGAAGTACTGAGGTGCGATTCGAGATATATGGCAAGCAGTCCTCGCGGGCGCACCGCTTTGTTAGCCCACTGAGAGGCTGTTATAAGGTGTTACgaaggagagcgagattGATGGCAATAAATTCAGCCTTGCAGTCCATACCACGTGCGAGACGGGGCGCCAAAGCGGGACTTCCATGGTTTTGGCGTCGCATCACTGCATTCGTGATCTGCATGACATCCACTACTCCCACTCTTACTCGGTATTCGATACCTTTCGCAACCACTCTATTTATTGATATTCGGCACAACAACACAATCTCACTCCACCCTGCCGTACTTCGCCGACCACTTTCACTCACAAAGTCCACAGCCGTGCATCCTCCGACCAACCTGTACTGCAGGCTCGAGCACCGAGCATAAATCTCCCACGGCTGGATCCTCTGGCCAGGTCTCACGGACAGGCACTGTGCCCGTGCGCAGCCACGCGCAGAAAGATTCCAGAAAGAGCCTCGAGATGATGACAAGCAGTCGATAGCATTGCGCGACGCATTCTGCGTCCAGCAACTGTTCCCCGGCTCATTGCACGATATCCTGATTGAAGACGCGTGGGCGATACGCTCCCGCTTTCTCGTCGCTCGCCATAAGAGTCCGAAAATCCCACCAGGACCACCACGATGTCCGAAAGTGTGTCCGAGTCCAGGCGGCGTGGAAAATCACAATGGGCGTCAGACGTCTTTGGGCCGGTCATCGAGGCTGGAAAATGGATACAGGCCATTTTCCCAACACGCTTCAGACCACATCGTCCCAAATTCAACTTCATCATGGTGCACTACAGCTACATTGTCGGCATGGCCATTTTTACATCGATCCTGCTTTATCCGGCGGGCCTCTTGCCATACCTCGacgccctcttcttcgctgtTGGCTGTGCGACTCAATCTGGTCTGAACACAGTGGATATCAACTCATTGCATACATACCAGCAAGTCGTCATGATGCTGATCACCTGCATCTGTACGCCCATCTTCATCAACACTGTCGTGGTCCTGATCCGATTATACTGGTTCGAGAAGAGATTTGAACACATCGTGCGGGAGACTCGAGCGCAGAGAAGGACCCGGGCGAGGTCGTTGAGCAGTCGTTCAAGGAGCCAAATGAAGAGCGAGACTAGTGAAAGGACGGACGATCCAAGTCAGAGTGAGAAGGGTGTGAATGGAAGACGAATTGTTGTTCTCCGCGACAGTCTCAATCCTGGTGGAATGAGTGGCGCACAGGGGAAAGCCGAAGATCGACGGCGGGAGCTGCTGGACAAATTGGGAATGGATAGCATCGTGGAGAGCTCGGATCAGACCCCAGAAAGCAGTCGAAGTGACAGCTCAGACCACGAGGGTGATGGTCCCAAGGAAGTCAGTTCCAGCCACTCACGACGACTTTCGACTCGACCGGAAACCCCTCCCGGGCTGCATCCGTCTTCTGCAGAAGTACCGCGAACTCCACAATCCCCCTCGGTGTCCTACATGGGCCTTCATCCGAAGCTGAATCGCGAGATCACCTTTGCCGATGAAGTGCCTAAGAATATAGAGCCTACACAGTCGACCTCGGACATGGCACGGATACCGGAACACAGTGACATTTCGCGACACGTTGAGTTTTTGGAACGGCAGCAGAACGATGCGAAGAAAGGTGGTGCTTTCTACATTCCTGGCCCGCGCGATTTTGATCGTGGCGAGGTTCCCGAGCAAATTGCACCAGATGAGGAGGACACCATTGAGCGTCTGCCTACCAGGTCCGACCGCGCAAGAAGCCCGGACCACAAAGGAATAGCCTTTGCCGATGAGGAGCATCCCAAGCGCAATATTACCATCGACGTGCCGGAACACCCAGCACATCGGGATCGCAGGAGTACCGAGGAGCCAAGTTCGTCCAGCCCAGTTAACCAGAAGTCTGCTTTCTCCCGGATGCGTAGTAACAGTAACAGACTGGGAGAGCGCTCTCGCAGCTTTGCACAGACCTGGACGAACATTACACAGACTTTCACTCAGTCGAGGGACGAGGAGCCTATGCCATACTTCGCATGGTCAGCTACGACGGGTCGCAACAGTGCTTTCCTCGGTTTGACAGCAGAGCAGCGAGAGGAGCTGGGTGGAATTGAGTACCGCTCACTGAAAACTCTCGTGAAGATCTTGCTCTCCTACTACGTGGGATTTCACGTTCTAGGTATGGTAGTGTTCTTACCGTGGATCACGAACACCTACTGGCAAGACACTGTACGGAGTTTTGGCCAGAATCCTGCTTGGTGGGGAGTCTTCACACCGGCATCGATGTTCAACGACCTCGGTTTCACGCTCACGGCAAATTCGATGATCGGGTTCCAAGACAGCGTCCTTGCGCTGTTGTTCGGGTCCTTCCTGATTATCATCGGCAACACCGGGTTTCCCTGTCTATTGCGATTTATAATCTGGACGCTCTCGAAAATGGTGCCTCGTGATAGCGGAATCTGGGAAGAGCTGCGTTTCCTGCTCGATCATCCACGTCGCTGCTTTACACTCCTGTTTCCTTCGAAAGCGACGTGGTGGCTGTTTTGGGTCCTCATCTTGCTTAACGGCATCGACCTGATGTTCTTCATTATTCTGGACTTGAACCAAGCTGCGGTCACTGCACTTCATCCTGGTCTTCAAGTCCTCAATGGCTGGTTCCAAGCTGTTTCCACACGAACGGCAGGCTTCGCGTCTGTGAATCTTGCGGACTTGCACTCTGCGATTCAGGTTAGCTACATGATCATGATGTACATCTCCATCTTTCCAATCGCCATCTCCGTGCGACGGACGAACGTGTACGAGGAACAGTCTCTAGGCCTATTCGGTGGCGAAGAGACAGCCGCAGGGGATGGTGAGCCAAGCTATGTCAGCATGCATTTGCGGCGACAATTGTCCTTCGATTTGTGGTACATCTTCTTGGgactcttcatcatcaccatcgtcGAAGGTGACCGTATCGCCGACCCCGGAGAGCCCTCCTTCACGATTTTCGCGATCCTTTTCGAAATCGTGTCGGCTTATGGCACAGTCGGCCTTTCGCTCGGATACCCTACTATCAACgcttccttctccgccgaGTTCAAGACCATTTCAAAGCTCATTATTATTGCCATGATGGTTCGTGGTCGCCACCGTGGTCTGCCCTATGCTCTTGATCGCGCTATTCTGCTCCCCAGCGAAAAGTTGCAGCAGAAGGAAGCAGAAGAGTCAGAACGTAGAACCAATATCCGACGGCGTGGGAGCGCATTCGCGGAAGAGAACAATACCTTCAACCGGAATACTACTTGGGAGGACAGCGAGTTGGATAATTATGGTCTGCCGCGGCAGCACACCATCGATCAGGTGACGACGGGAGGCGCCAGCGCCGAGCACGATGCTGAAGGGATGAGAAGATTGCACACGCGGCGTTCGACAGCTATGAGCACGAGTTCAGCATCAGGAGGCAAGAACCACAAACGGGCTCGGAGCTTGGGTCGGGTCATTGCGAGCGGCCTGAGCGCGGGACCGTCTACCGTCAAGAGGGACTAGGAGACCCGTTCTGTGAAGCAGAGGTTGGACTGATATGGCTGCTCATCTGCAGTCAGTCAATCCAAAACGTGGGTGAAGAAAGGCGTTCTTTCATTTTGGGCATATGTTGTCAGCGTTCTTAGCGACTTGTTCACGGGCGTTTCGATCTTTTGGGTGAACCAGGATTCCACTGGAGGAACGGTCGCTGAACTGGAAAAGCCGGTGTCTCAGAGGAACACGTATGTATATAAGGCCAGGCTCCGGGAGTCGGAATACGCGAAGCACATTCATTGTGGACATGACGTCTACTGGTCTCGGTGGGACTTCAAGAAGGAATCAATCGTCGACTCTGCCAACGTAGAAGTACATTGGATCGTAAGTGGTCTCACAAATGCACGCAAACTCAACGTTGACCCAGAGCGGAATTAGATCCAGGCAACAACGACCAGAGGCTTTCGTCGCTCTTCATACGCCACGCAGAAATTCATATAAGTAGACCCTCCGGGCATGCAGACGAAATGCCGTGTCCTAGACCTCCCTCGACCAGCTGCGATCTCCCTCTATATGTGCAACTTGGCTTGAAATCATGAGTTCTCCTGGAGACGATCGCTCTTGCACGCACGAGACCCTACAATACGAGCCTTCGAATGGGCCAAAGAGACCGGATACTCGCAGCCAACGCCGCCCCAGAGGCTGGCGGCAGCCCACCCATCTGGGAAGGCTCCGAGAAAGTCCGAAAGAGCTGCCGGCAGCTGTGACGCATCTGCCTCATCGTCGACTTTCCCAGCGCCGCTAGTCTTGCCTGGTGACGAGATCAGTTGGACTCCGGACTATGAGGCACAGAGTTTGAGATCTTGGCTCGATCCGGAGCACCGGAACGAGGTGACTACGGGGAGACGAACGATCTATTTAGTTCCTCCACCAACGATTTCAGCGTCTGTGAAATT
This genomic interval from Zymoseptoria tritici IPO323 chromosome 8, whole genome shotgun sequence contains the following:
- the NFC2401 gene encoding nucleosome remodeling complex, CAF-I subunit (Similar to Saccharomyces cerevisiae MSI1 protein, a subunit of CAF-I (chromatin assembly factor I); this complex regulates the RAS/cAMP pathway via sequestration of Npr1p kinase; localizes to the nucleus and cytoplasm and is homologous to human retinoblastoma binding proteins RbAp48 and RbAp46) codes for the protein MVDHDMTNVAAEDSQEVMQNKIINEEYKIWKKNSVFLYDIMYSRALDWPTLTTQWLPDVKDIPGKAFRTHRLLIGTHTSKTSSEFLMIAHINLPTPPAMTTADYNPSTEELGGHAAAKEPINFSVIQKISHDGEVNKARYQPQNPNIIATFSPSGNVYVWDRTKHSSVPDASGIPKPQATLTGHKGEGFALEWNPFVEGQLLSGGEDETVCLWEVQRDFTRDNPTISPARRFTQHSGFVNDVQYHPQHGKHLFGSVSDDLSMCLMDTRSKSDSKPAIVFQNAHTDAINTLSFHPKHDKLFATGSHDKTIGIFDLRFPNHGKIHSLEGHKDTITKVEWHPTDSGIIASASNDRRIIFWDISKAGAEQTPEDAEDGPPEMLFMHGGHTNHPSDFSWNKNDPWVMCSAGEDNLIQCWRASRHLVEQAPAGVHRREVSET
- a CDS encoding K+ transporter (putative potassium transporter, integral to plasma membrane), encoding MVHYSYIVGMAIFTSILLYPAGLLPYLDALFFAVGCATQSGLNTVDINSLHTYQQVVMMLITCICTPIFINTVVVLIRLYWFEKRFEHIVRETRAQRRTRARSLSSRSRSQMKSETSERTDDPSQSEKGVNGRRIVVLRDSLNPGGMKVPRTPQSPSVSYMGLHPKLNREITFADEVPKNIEPTQSTSDMARIPEHSDISRHVEFLERQQNDAKKGGAFYIPGPRDFDRGEVPEQIAPDEEDTIERLPTRSDRARSPDHKGIAFADEEHPKRNITIDVPEHPAHRDRRSTEEPSSSSPVNQKSAFSRMRSNSNRLGERSRSFAQTWTNITQTFTQSRDEEPMPYFAWSATTGRNSAFLGLTAEQREELGGIEYRSLKTLVKILLSYYVGFHVLGMVVFLPWITNTYWQDTVRSFGQNPAWWGVFTPASMFNDLGFTLTANSMIGFQDSVLALLFGSFLIIIGNTGFPCLLRFIIWTLSKMVPRDSGIWEELRFLLDHPRRCFTLLFPSKATWWLFWVLILLNGIDLMFFIILDLNQAAVTALHPGLQVLNGWFQAVSTRTAGFASVNLADLHSAIQVSYMIMMYISIFPIAISVRRTNVYEEQSLGLFGGEETAAGDGEPSYVSMHLRRQLSFDLWYIFLGLFIITIVEGDRIADPGEPSFTIFAILFEIVSAYGTVGLSLGYPTINASFSAEFKTISKLIIIAMMVRGRHRGLPYALDRAILLPSEKLQQKEAEESERRTNIRRRGS